A window of Microcystis aeruginosa FD4 contains these coding sequences:
- a CDS encoding glycosyltransferase family 2 protein, protein MPKVTVCIPTYNRADYLTYSINSVLRQTYEDFELIVCDDGSSDRTPEVVAAFQDSRIIYLRHPQNIGRSLNMRSGFTAARGEYFIKFDDDDGLTPEFLAKTVPILDQEKNVDFVCTDHWIIDKFGQRVVSATKKNSAKWGKDRLQQGIIPDLERQTFFYKSLQVGSTLFRYQSLADVDYMRPQADGCEDFDLLVRLALAGKQAYFLPELLMEYRFHGGQTSLKQAVHFLQANLFCTEGYHFNDLKLEEERVKRTAFLQECLGIRLIEKGETEAGRILIEKASQLSGKSRRARLGLLLSYLPLNLRQLAFQGFRQLRPKDYAEQVRAV, encoded by the coding sequence ATGCCGAAAGTAACTGTTTGTATTCCCACCTATAACCGCGCCGATTATCTCACCTATTCGATTAATAGTGTCTTGCGGCAGACTTATGAAGATTTTGAGTTAATTGTCTGTGACGACGGTTCTTCTGATCGAACCCCAGAAGTGGTGGCAGCATTTCAGGATTCGAGAATAATTTATCTGCGTCATCCCCAAAATATTGGCAGAAGTTTAAATATGCGATCAGGTTTTACGGCTGCTCGGGGAGAATATTTTATTAAATTCGATGATGACGATGGACTAACTCCTGAATTTTTAGCGAAAACTGTCCCTATTTTAGATCAAGAAAAAAACGTTGATTTTGTCTGTACCGATCACTGGATTATTGATAAATTTGGACAAAGAGTTGTATCAGCAACAAAAAAAAATTCAGCGAAATGGGGCAAAGATAGATTACAACAAGGGATTATTCCTGATTTAGAAAGACAAACTTTTTTCTATAAAAGTTTACAGGTGGGTTCGACTCTTTTCCGTTATCAATCTTTGGCCGATGTGGATTATATGCGCCCTCAAGCGGATGGTTGTGAAGATTTTGATTTATTAGTGCGTTTAGCCTTAGCCGGAAAACAAGCTTATTTTCTGCCGGAATTATTAATGGAATATCGTTTCCATGGGGGTCAAACTAGCTTAAAGCAAGCGGTTCACTTTTTGCAAGCCAACTTGTTTTGTACAGAAGGTTATCACTTTAATGATCTAAAATTAGAAGAAGAAAGAGTGAAAAGGACGGCTTTTTTACAGGAATGTTTGGGAATAAGATTAATTGAAAAGGGAGAAACCGAAGCTGGGCGAATTTTAATAGAAAAAGCCTCGCAATTGTCAGGAAAATCCCGACGGGCCAGACTAGGTTTACTGCTTTCCTATTTACCTCTGAACTTGAGACAATTAGCTTTTCAAGGTTTCCGTCAACTACGCCCCAAAGATTACGCCGAACAGGTAAGAGCCGTGTAA
- a CDS encoding sirohydrochlorin chelatase — MAVTRLAALVQEKISQPAERLASKSEFSPSIAVLEADNRVLVGTAALELAITPLHQQIEAFAQQAQSQGCNRLQIIPLFLLSGVHVKEDIPAAVVKVRSPIELELKPHLGSYQGIKSLLSRQFADLSPQDRILLAHGSRRPRGNREVENLAAFFGAITAYWSIEPSLSQQIESLIAQGSQKIAILPYFLFAGGITAAIEAQVFELSQKHPNVNISLGKSLGATGELAEIIVEEGCG; from the coding sequence ATGGCGGTGACGCGATTGGCAGCCTTAGTTCAGGAAAAAATCAGTCAACCCGCCGAAAGATTGGCGAGTAAATCGGAGTTTAGCCCCTCTATAGCGGTTCTAGAAGCAGATAATCGGGTATTAGTAGGGACTGCCGCCCTAGAATTAGCGATAACACCTCTCCATCAACAAATAGAAGCTTTTGCCCAACAAGCACAAAGCCAAGGATGTAACCGGTTGCAGATTATCCCCCTGTTTCTCCTGTCGGGGGTTCACGTTAAAGAAGATATTCCCGCGGCCGTGGTCAAAGTGCGATCGCCGATTGAGCTAGAGTTAAAGCCCCATTTAGGCAGTTATCAGGGCATAAAATCGCTGTTATCCCGACAATTTGCTGATTTAAGCCCGCAAGACCGCATTTTACTGGCCCACGGTAGTCGTCGCCCCAGGGGTAATCGGGAGGTGGAAAATCTAGCGGCGTTTTTTGGGGCAATTACAGCTTATTGGTCGATAGAACCGAGTTTATCCCAACAAATCGAGAGTTTAATCGCTCAAGGTAGCCAAAAAATCGCTATACTGCCCTATTTCCTCTTTGCCGGTGGAATTACGGCGGCGATCGAAGCCCAAGTTTTTGAACTATCACAAAAGCATCCAAATGTCAATATATCTTTAGGTAAATCTTTGGGGGCGACAGGGGAATTAGCCGAGATTATTGTTGAGGAAGGATGTGGATGA
- a CDS encoding rhomboid family intramembrane serine protease: MGKNSSSINLMSQGSRQEIKTQAIILATFVAIFWLLEILDQFVFRGSLDDFGIIPHQVIGLRGILFAPFLHGDFPHLIANTVPFLILGWLVMLQETSDFFIVTGLTMLVGGLGVWLFAAPGYTHIGASILIFGYLGFLLLRGYFQRNIPSILLSILVFLLYGGTIWGVLPSRPGISWQGHLFGFLGGVLAAKLIATEKKHYP, encoded by the coding sequence ATGGGAAAAAATAGCTCATCCATCAATCTTATGAGTCAAGGCTCTCGGCAAGAAATAAAAACCCAAGCAATAATCCTCGCTACTTTTGTGGCGATTTTTTGGCTGTTAGAGATTTTAGATCAATTTGTTTTTCGGGGCAGTTTAGACGATTTCGGGATTATTCCCCATCAAGTCATCGGATTGCGGGGTATTCTCTTCGCACCTTTCCTACACGGGGACTTTCCCCATCTTATTGCTAATACGGTTCCTTTCCTGATTCTCGGTTGGTTGGTGATGTTACAGGAAACCAGTGACTTTTTTATTGTGACTGGGTTAACTATGCTGGTGGGGGGGTTAGGAGTCTGGTTATTTGCTGCTCCCGGATACACCCATATCGGGGCAAGTATCTTGATTTTTGGCTATTTAGGTTTTTTATTACTGCGAGGCTATTTCCAGAGAAATATTCCTTCTATACTCTTGTCAATTCTAGTCTTTTTACTCTACGGTGGCACAATTTGGGGCGTTTTGCCTTCCCGTCCGGGGATTTCTTGGCAAGGACATTTATTTGGTTTCCTAGGCGGGGTTTTAGCCGCCAAATTAATCGCCACCGAAAAGAAACATTATCCCTAA
- the folK gene encoding 2-amino-4-hydroxy-6-hydroxymethyldihydropteridine diphosphokinase, producing the protein MKRAAIALGGNLGDSATILGQALGELERVKGIKLEAHSQWHQTVAVGPTQPDYLNGCAIVQVDLSPLDLLHKLLEIEQLFGRVRREKWGPRTLDLDLIFYDDLILETPELQIPHPRCRERTFVLLPLVEIAPDWRDPVTGKTILQLWSELEK; encoded by the coding sequence ATGAAGCGGGCGGCGATCGCTTTGGGCGGTAATTTAGGGGATTCAGCGACAATTTTAGGGCAAGCTTTAGGGGAATTAGAGCGAGTCAAAGGAATTAAACTAGAAGCTCATTCCCAATGGCATCAAACCGTGGCCGTCGGGCCGACTCAGCCCGATTATCTCAACGGTTGCGCCATTGTGCAAGTGGATTTATCGCCCTTAGATTTACTGCATAAATTATTAGAAATCGAGCAGTTATTCGGGAGAGTCCGACGGGAAAAATGGGGACCGCGTACCCTCGATTTAGACTTAATATTTTATGATGACCTGATCTTAGAAACGCCCGAATTACAGATACCCCATCCCCGCTGCCGAGAACGGACCTTCGTGCTGCTTCCCCTGGTAGAAATTGCCCCCGATTGGCGAGATCCCGTAACCGGAAAAACTATCCTTCAGCTATGGTCGGAATTGGAAAAGTAA
- a CDS encoding NADPH-dependent FMN reductase, producing MIKIVGINGSLRPGSYSAMALEVAISRVGALGVETEIIDLRKLSLPFCNGGDDYSDYPDVAKMQQTVKSAAGLILATPEYHGSVSGVMKNALDLMSFEELSGKVAGLISVLGGQSNSNALNDLRIILRWVHAWVIPEQISLGQAWKVFNEEGKILDEKLSQRFDAFAQSLVDNTRKLNEI from the coding sequence ATGATCAAAATCGTTGGTATTAATGGCAGTTTACGCCCCGGATCCTATAGTGCGATGGCGTTAGAAGTTGCTATCAGTCGAGTAGGGGCGTTAGGAGTAGAAACGGAGATAATTGACCTGAGAAAACTCTCTTTACCCTTCTGTAACGGGGGAGATGACTATTCTGACTATCCCGATGTGGCCAAAATGCAGCAAACGGTTAAATCGGCAGCGGGATTAATTTTGGCGACACCGGAGTATCATGGCAGTGTCAGTGGTGTGATGAAGAATGCCCTAGATTTAATGAGTTTTGAGGAGTTATCGGGAAAGGTTGCCGGATTAATCAGTGTTTTAGGCGGCCAATCCAATAGTAATGCCCTAAATGATTTAAGAATCATTCTCCGTTGGGTTCATGCTTGGGTGATTCCCGAACAAATTAGCTTAGGACAAGCGTGGAAAGTCTTCAACGAAGAAGGAAAAATCCTTGACGAGAAGCTTTCCCAACGTTTTGACGCTTTTGCTCAAAGTTTAGTCGATAATACCCGTAAACTCAACGAGATCTAG
- a CDS encoding transposase family protein produces MKNYTWESIQKYPKQTKRRLGIDYQQLEQLIVWPKAEDIVDVVIGQPGPTSDIKICRQTLSKFDSQQTFIGDKAYLGENQSRTPEKKNKNGELTENQIKENKVLSSRRIFVEHLIRFVKVFKVVQERFRLKKSRYKSVLLTVGG; encoded by the coding sequence ATGAAAAACTACACTTGGGAATCCATTCAAAAATATCCAAAACAAACTAAAAGACGATTAGGAATTGACTACCAACAACTAGAACAACTTATTGTCTGGCCAAAAGCTGAAGATATTGTTGATGTAGTTATTGGTCAACCTGGTCCGACGAGCGACATAAAAATCTGTCGGCAAACTTTAAGCAAATTCGATTCTCAACAAACTTTTATTGGGGATAAAGCTTACCTGGGAGAAAATCAAAGCAGAACTCCTGAGAAAAAAAACAAGAATGGAGAATTAACCGAGAATCAAATTAAAGAAAATAAAGTTTTATCATCTCGGCGAATTTTTGTTGAGCATTTAATTCGATTTGTCAAAGTATTTAAAGTGGTTCAAGAAAGATTTAGATTAAAGAAAAGTCGATATAAATCGGTTTTACTTACCGTTGGCGGCTGA
- the folB gene encoding dihydroneopterin aldolase, translating into MDTIHVTGIRAYGYTGYLAEEQVLGQWFEVDLSLEVDISIAGKSDAIEDTLDYRQAIEIVKHQIETGKFALVEKLATVIAEDILQLDRVRQVRVQLSKPAAPIPHFTGKITIDITRSR; encoded by the coding sequence ATGGATACTATTCACGTTACAGGAATTCGTGCCTACGGTTACACAGGATATCTCGCCGAAGAACAGGTTTTAGGTCAATGGTTTGAGGTGGATTTATCCCTAGAAGTTGATATCAGCATTGCTGGCAAAAGTGACGCAATTGAAGATACTCTAGATTATCGACAAGCGATCGAAATTGTCAAACACCAGATTGAAACCGGCAAATTTGCCCTAGTGGAAAAATTGGCCACAGTCATCGCTGAGGATATCCTACAACTCGATCGAGTGCGACAGGTAAGAGTACAATTATCGAAACCCGCCGCCCCAATTCCCCATTTCACCGGTAAAATCACCATTGATATTACTAGATCTCGTTGA
- the menA gene encoding 2-carboxy-1,4-naphthoquinone phytyltransferase, whose amino-acid sequence MTTDTVTTPSAKKLWLAAIKLPMYSVAIIPIILGTAIAYQETGRFSPPIFATFILSAILILAWLNLSNDVFDADTGIDVNKAHSIVNLTGNKSLIFWLSNLFLLVGIAGIFAISYWRGDWMILELIALCCFLGYTYQGPPFRLGYQGLGEIICFFTFGPLAIAAAYYSQAGTFSVSSLAASIIIGITTSIILFCSHFHQVADDLKAGKKSPIARLGTLKGSRVLTAVTVIVYVLTVVFVLLQVYPPLTLLIFLSLPFAWQLVNHVSQNHDQPQRVSNCKFIAVNLHFFIGILFALGYCLASRS is encoded by the coding sequence ATGACCACCGATACTGTCACCACTCCCTCGGCCAAAAAACTCTGGTTAGCAGCCATTAAACTACCAATGTATAGTGTGGCGATTATACCGATTATTCTGGGAACAGCGATCGCTTATCAGGAAACAGGTCGATTTTCTCCTCCGATTTTTGCCACTTTTATCCTCTCAGCTATTTTAATTCTCGCTTGGTTAAATCTCAGCAATGATGTTTTTGATGCCGATACTGGGATCGATGTCAATAAGGCCCATTCGATCGTTAATTTAACCGGCAATAAATCTTTAATTTTCTGGCTGAGTAATCTTTTTCTCTTAGTGGGTATCGCCGGTATTTTTGCCATTAGTTATTGGCGAGGCGATTGGATGATCCTAGAATTAATCGCCCTCTGCTGTTTTTTGGGCTATACCTATCAAGGGCCTCCCTTCCGTCTCGGTTATCAAGGATTAGGTGAAATTATTTGTTTCTTTACTTTTGGCCCCTTGGCGATTGCGGCTGCCTACTATTCCCAAGCCGGTACTTTTTCTGTCTCTAGTCTAGCGGCTTCAATTATTATTGGGATTACCACTTCTATCATCCTTTTTTGTTCCCATTTCCATCAAGTCGCCGATGATCTCAAAGCGGGTAAAAAATCACCCATTGCCCGTTTAGGTACTTTAAAAGGTTCTCGAGTTTTAACCGCGGTGACGGTTATCGTTTACGTTTTAACGGTAGTTTTTGTCCTGCTGCAAGTTTATCCCCCTCTCACCCTCTTAATCTTTCTTAGTCTCCCTTTCGCTTGGCAATTAGTCAACCACGTTAGCCAAAATCACGACCAACCTCAGCGAGTCAGTAACTGCAAGTTTATAGCGGTTAATCTTCACTTTTTTATTGGCATTCTCTTCGCCCTTGGCTATTGCCTTGCTTCCCGTTCATAA
- a CDS encoding glycosyltransferase family 2 protein, producing the protein MAPKIAGIICTHNRDHYLEGAIDSLLAQTCPDCEILVVDNASTDKTRQVAESRLGDGRLKYVYEPILGLSTARNRGAKETRAPILAYLDDDAIADPQWLQILLNAYENNEKLAVAGGKVTLIWPQGYSQPNWLSDELAGGLGAFDLGDNVLYISQADLTPRGVNYSIRRDFLEKIGGFDPNLGRIGKKLLSNEELYTTELALAQGWQVGYFPAALVEHNVAPERINRQWFMRRSWWQGISEHYREEVAGRTGLAQFRRGGERLVRGLVKSVKFINDPAKSFENLLYAYGQIGYLSEAAKAMLTPQK; encoded by the coding sequence ATGGCTCCTAAAATAGCAGGGATTATCTGTACCCACAACCGCGATCACTACCTAGAAGGAGCGATCGATAGTCTTTTGGCGCAAACTTGCCCAGATTGCGAGATTTTAGTGGTTGATAACGCATCTACCGATAAAACCCGTCAAGTGGCCGAGTCTCGTCTGGGAGATGGGCGGCTAAAATATGTTTACGAACCTATTTTAGGGCTATCTACCGCCAGAAATCGCGGGGCGAAGGAAACTAGGGCGCCGATCTTAGCATATTTGGATGACGATGCGATCGCTGATCCTCAATGGTTGCAAATTCTGTTAAATGCTTACGAAAATAACGAAAAACTGGCAGTAGCGGGGGGAAAAGTCACCTTAATTTGGCCGCAAGGCTACAGTCAACCCAATTGGTTATCCGATGAGTTAGCAGGGGGTTTAGGGGCTTTCGATTTGGGCGACAATGTGTTATACATTAGCCAAGCGGATTTAACTCCGCGAGGGGTTAATTACTCAATTAGGCGGGATTTCTTGGAGAAAATTGGCGGTTTTGACCCTAATTTGGGAAGAATTGGCAAAAAACTCCTCTCTAACGAGGAATTATACACTACGGAACTGGCACTCGCCCAGGGATGGCAAGTGGGCTATTTTCCCGCAGCATTGGTGGAACACAATGTTGCCCCAGAAAGAATCAATCGTCAATGGTTTATGCGTCGCAGTTGGTGGCAAGGCATCAGCGAACACTACCGGGAAGAAGTGGCAGGAAGAACGGGATTGGCTCAATTTAGGCGAGGAGGTGAGCGCTTGGTGAGAGGATTGGTTAAATCTGTCAAATTTATCAATGATCCCGCTAAAAGCTTTGAGAATCTTCTCTATGCCTACGGACAAATCGGTTATTTAAGCGAGGCCGCCAAGGCGATGTTAACCCCTCAAAAGTAA
- a CDS encoding rhodanese-like domain-containing protein has protein sequence MCIPEISVHELALRLADHDPNLQLIDVREPEEVAIASVASFTILPLSQYREWSPTIATQFNPQAETLVICHHGMRSLQMCQWLQSQGFTNVKNINGGIDAYSLLVDPNIPRY, from the coding sequence ATGTGCATTCCCGAAATTAGCGTCCATGAACTCGCTCTCCGTTTAGCCGATCATGATCCTAATTTACAACTTATTGATGTGCGCGAACCGGAGGAAGTTGCGATCGCATCTGTAGCCAGTTTTACCATTTTACCCTTGAGTCAATACCGAGAATGGTCGCCCACTATTGCCACCCAATTCAACCCCCAAGCGGAAACCCTCGTTATCTGTCACCATGGCATGAGATCCCTGCAGATGTGCCAATGGCTACAAAGTCAGGGTTTTACTAATGTTAAAAATATTAACGGCGGCATCGATGCTTATTCCCTCCTCGTCGATCCTAATATTCCCCGTTACTAA
- the hrcA gene encoding heat-inducible transcriptional repressor HrcA — MSARTHLSDRYQQILKATIQHYIATAEPVGSKTLVEEYNFTVSSATIRNALGKLEKEGLLYQPHTSSGRIPSDWGYRLYVDELMTPDDRIGEKIGYYLHRNAKSPAWSLESLLQQASQFLAGLSGYIAIVTLPHTLTNTLRHLQLVPVSARQIMLIIVTDSLQTRSVMIEIPESMETDKEDGLAEELQILSNFLGEKLKGYCLADLINLDWQQIEREFARYTHFLQQLSQEISASLQSTATPEIIVHGVAEVIRQPEFAQWQQVQMLLHLLEAEQDRLLPLILQRPELEKSAKKVKITIGSENPLESMRPCTLISAFYKQGDTPVGSVGIIGPTRMLYENTIPLVESTANYLSEAISK; from the coding sequence ATGTCCGCTAGAACTCATCTCAGCGATCGCTATCAACAGATATTAAAGGCGACAATTCAACATTATATCGCCACGGCCGAACCGGTTGGCTCGAAAACTCTGGTGGAGGAGTATAATTTTACTGTTAGTTCCGCCACTATTCGCAATGCTCTCGGTAAACTGGAAAAAGAGGGTTTACTCTATCAACCCCACACTTCCTCCGGACGCATTCCCTCCGATTGGGGTTATCGTCTCTACGTCGATGAGTTAATGACTCCCGATGACCGTATCGGCGAAAAAATCGGCTATTATCTGCATCGAAACGCTAAATCTCCCGCTTGGAGTCTCGAAAGTCTTCTGCAACAGGCCAGCCAATTTTTAGCCGGTTTAAGCGGTTATATCGCTATCGTTACCCTCCCCCACACCCTCACCAATACCCTGCGTCATCTGCAATTAGTCCCCGTCTCAGCCCGGCAGATCATGTTAATTATTGTTACAGATAGTTTACAAACACGCTCGGTTATGATAGAGATTCCTGAGTCCATGGAAACGGACAAGGAGGATGGATTAGCAGAAGAATTACAAATCCTCTCTAATTTTCTCGGGGAAAAATTAAAAGGTTATTGCTTGGCAGATTTAATTAACCTCGATTGGCAGCAAATCGAGCGAGAATTTGCCCGTTATACCCATTTTCTCCAACAATTAAGCCAAGAAATCAGCGCTAGTCTCCAATCCACTGCCACCCCGGAGATTATCGTCCATGGTGTCGCTGAAGTCATTCGACAGCCAGAATTCGCCCAATGGCAACAAGTACAAATGTTACTGCATCTATTGGAAGCAGAACAGGATCGCCTTTTACCCCTGATTTTACAAAGACCAGAACTGGAAAAATCAGCTAAAAAAGTCAAAATAACCATTGGTTCCGAAAATCCTCTGGAATCCATGCGCCCTTGCACTCTTATCTCCGCTTTTTATAAACAAGGAGACACTCCCGTCGGTAGTGTCGGCATTATCGGACCGACGCGAATGTTATACGAAAATACTATTCCTCTGGTGGAATCCACCGCTAATTATCTCAGCGAGGCTATAAGTAAGTAG
- a CDS encoding YebC/PmpR family DNA-binding transcriptional regulator: MAGHSKWANIKRQKARVDAKKGQTFTQLSRAIIVATRNGVPDPAGNFQLRTAIEKAKAAGIPNDNIERAIAKGAGTWENDSAFEEIRYEGYGPGGVAILIEALTDNRNRTAADLRAAFSKNGGNLGETGCVGWMFDHKGVIHLEGTIDEDKLLEASLEGEAQSYEFFESEEEGQGAEVFTEVSNLERLNKVLQEAGFKVKEAELRWIPTNTLEVSDREQARFLFKLIDTLESLDDVQSVTANFDLVEELMLVAL; encoded by the coding sequence ATGGCTGGTCATAGTAAATGGGCAAATATTAAACGACAAAAAGCCCGGGTTGACGCAAAAAAAGGGCAAACTTTCACCCAGTTATCCCGGGCGATTATCGTGGCTACCCGTAACGGTGTTCCCGACCCGGCGGGCAATTTTCAGCTACGCACGGCGATCGAAAAAGCCAAGGCGGCCGGTATTCCTAATGATAATATCGAAAGAGCGATCGCTAAAGGGGCGGGAACTTGGGAAAATGACTCGGCTTTTGAGGAAATTCGCTACGAGGGTTATGGTCCCGGGGGTGTGGCGATCCTGATCGAAGCACTGACCGATAATCGCAATCGCACGGCTGCGGATCTGCGGGCGGCTTTTAGCAAAAATGGCGGTAATTTAGGTGAAACGGGCTGTGTGGGCTGGATGTTTGACCATAAGGGGGTAATTCACCTTGAGGGAACTATTGATGAGGATAAGCTTTTAGAAGCTTCCCTAGAGGGAGAGGCCCAATCCTACGAGTTTTTTGAGAGTGAGGAGGAAGGTCAAGGGGCAGAAGTTTTTACTGAGGTGTCTAACCTGGAGAGATTGAATAAGGTTCTGCAAGAAGCGGGATTTAAGGTCAAAGAAGCAGAATTACGCTGGATTCCCACTAATACCCTAGAAGTGAGCGATCGAGAACAGGCCCGTTTTTTATTCAAGTTAATCGACACCCTAGAATCCCTCGATGATGTGCAATCGGTAACGGCTAATTTTGATTTAGTCGAGGAATTGATGTTAGTGGCTCTGTGA
- the nth gene encoding endonuclease III: MAPRKKTKLQLRALEILSNLKRLYPEATCSLNYQTPVQLLVAVILSAQCTDERVNKVTPALFARFPDAKSLAFAEREELETLIRSTGFYRNKAKNIQGACQKIIKDFQGEVPKTMGELLTLPGVARKTANVVLAHAYGIIEGVTVDTHVKRLSNRLGLTTNNDPVKIERDLMALLPQPDWETFSISIIYHGRAVCKARNPACFSCQLAPLCPAANSKQ; the protein is encoded by the coding sequence ATCGCCCCTCGAAAAAAAACTAAGCTTCAACTGCGCGCCCTAGAAATTTTAAGCAACCTAAAGCGATTATATCCAGAGGCAACCTGTAGTTTAAATTATCAAACTCCTGTGCAGTTATTGGTGGCAGTTATTCTCTCGGCACAATGCACTGATGAGCGGGTAAATAAGGTGACTCCTGCTTTATTCGCTCGTTTTCCCGATGCTAAATCCTTAGCTTTTGCCGAGCGAGAGGAGTTAGAAACCCTCATTCGTTCCACGGGATTCTATCGCAATAAAGCTAAAAATATTCAGGGTGCTTGTCAAAAAATTATCAAGGATTTTCAGGGGGAAGTACCCAAGACAATGGGGGAATTATTAACTTTACCCGGGGTAGCTAGAAAAACGGCTAATGTGGTACTTGCTCACGCTTACGGGATTATTGAGGGGGTGACAGTAGATACCCACGTTAAGCGCTTAAGTAATCGTTTGGGTTTAACTACTAATAACGATCCGGTGAAAATTGAACGGGATTTAATGGCTTTACTACCTCAACCGGATTGGGAAACTTTTTCTATTAGTATTATTTACCACGGCCGGGCAGTTTGTAAAGCAAGAAATCCCGCTTGTTTTTCCTGTCAATTAGCCCCTCTTTGTCCCGCAGCAAACAGTAAACAGTAA
- the rseP gene encoding RIP metalloprotease RseP, with product MSVLIAIGVLALLIVVHELGHFAAARWQSIHVNRFSIGFGPALAKYQGKETEYALRAIPLGGYVGFPDDDPDSQIPNNDPDLLRNRPVFDRAIVISAGVIANLIFAYFLLVTQVATVGFPQINYQEGVIIPEVFTSENSVAKQAGMQAGDIVLAINDQPLGASQNAIIDFRDIIQSSPAQPLKLTIKRPTETLDLIVTPELGSDGQGKIGVRLAPNGEETRLKADSFGQAFSLGAGEFQRLILLTVQGFGQLVSNFKDSVQQVAGPVKIVEYGAAIARNDAGNLFQFAALISINLAVINILPLPALDGGQLVFLLIEALVGKPLPTKLQDNIMQTGLVLLLGLGVFLIVRDTANLAVFQDLFQ from the coding sequence ATGTCAGTTTTAATAGCGATCGGTGTACTTGCCCTATTAATTGTCGTTCACGAATTGGGTCATTTTGCCGCCGCCCGTTGGCAATCTATCCATGTTAATCGCTTTTCCATCGGTTTTGGTCCAGCTTTAGCTAAATATCAAGGTAAAGAAACAGAATACGCCCTCCGCGCCATTCCTTTAGGGGGTTACGTTGGTTTTCCCGATGATGATCCCGATAGTCAAATTCCCAATAACGATCCTGATTTATTACGCAATCGTCCCGTTTTCGATCGAGCTATCGTCATTAGTGCGGGAGTAATTGCTAATTTAATTTTTGCCTATTTTTTGCTTGTTACCCAAGTCGCTACGGTGGGTTTTCCCCAAATTAACTATCAAGAAGGGGTAATTATTCCAGAGGTTTTCACCTCGGAAAATTCCGTCGCTAAACAAGCGGGAATGCAAGCGGGGGATATTGTTCTCGCTATCAATGATCAGCCCCTTGGTGCTTCTCAAAATGCCATTATTGACTTCCGTGACATTATTCAATCTTCCCCCGCTCAACCCCTAAAATTAACCATCAAACGCCCGACAGAAACTCTCGATTTAATCGTTACTCCTGAATTGGGAAGTGATGGTCAGGGTAAAATTGGGGTGAGATTGGCTCCTAACGGTGAAGAAACTCGCCTAAAAGCCGATAGTTTTGGGCAAGCTTTTAGCTTGGGTGCGGGTGAATTTCAACGATTAATCCTATTAACCGTGCAAGGTTTTGGGCAGTTAGTTAGTAACTTCAAAGACAGTGTTCAACAGGTAGCAGGACCGGTTAAAATTGTCGAATACGGAGCAGCAATCGCTCGTAATGATGCGGGTAATCTTTTTCAATTTGCCGCCCTAATTAGTATTAACTTAGCGGTGATTAATATTCTGCCTTTACCTGCCCTTGATGGCGGTCAGTTGGTATTTTTATTAATCGAGGCTTTGGTAGGTAAACCTCTCCCAACTAAACTGCAAGATAACATCATGCAAACAGGTCTAGTTTTACTCTTAGGATTAGGAGTTTTCTTAATCGTGCGCGACACGGCTAACCTAGCAGTTTTTCAGGATTTATTCCAGTGA